One region of Salvia miltiorrhiza cultivar Shanhuang (shh) chromosome 3, IMPLAD_Smil_shh, whole genome shotgun sequence genomic DNA includes:
- the LOC131015333 gene encoding E3 ubiquitin ligase PQT3-like isoform X3, with protein MSIRFRFRSSMNFDTMEIGSRDSISVTELRSRIMRGKDSQQQQGFDLVFSDAVSGLEYKCDSQIPSGSSVIVKRVPGGTLPSSVVPIEAVKHVVLNESHNLNLAKTGPRNDFDDLGADLCPKPDSDLPCFDQELDENNFMGNKNGLCQHGNDRNILPVAPELMKSNKLHTSNFLTVQGSNLPLELKCSLCKNFFTDAVMIPCCQHSFCEKCIHQVLFATGTCPKCLSRKCTIADLLPNLSLRQATEHLLESHMFDAGFENVMQKYVPDGESGIQANDVSCAITVAQRELEVPQSSCATGKGSNQVLTEALYEQRHRNVPYGNTGSRDFEDFAQSTFQGENQPVHLEAKSQGEADSNAKRKGGFWFDSGAGGRSLSGHGRYRKGVRNCYSCGSSDHLMRDCPISHPNPMFQPGSGAFHGGMQGYAPPYWNASSFPPYTPYANMYNSPSMMPFNPSMVPVGPFAVPPPYVSSVGGILPGLGANMRMGNMEPRRLDHFGLQHCGNKRKKLSNENLERDLLSDDDGSSECYQHYSPQKTHKNREQILSHSDDSLAQRSGRKDQHEKYMHPGVYADEKHEKSRRSFAEREKRLSHVERSNKEDKSRSTERHCDGRHKGHHWDRGLQKDNERNGHYESDSSFGHHSTQRDAKRMVDSDVHDSHRKHHHNRTDHGFDPQTPADRRAKYTERELRQDSSRHGDRLQRVHGFNEDRRDDYRHQKRRAY; from the exons ATGTCAATTCGGTTCAGATTTAGGAGCTCTATGAATTTTGATACGATGGAGATCGGGAGCCGCGACTCAATTTCGGTGACGGAGCTGAGATCGAGAATCATGCGCGGGAAGGATTCTCAGCAACAGCAAGGGTTTGATCTAGTTTTCTCCGACGCGGTTTCTGGTTTAG AGTACAAGTGCGATTCTCAAATTCCTAGTGGATCCAGCGTGATTGTTAAGAGAGTTCCTGGTGGAACACTTCCGTCATCTGT GGTGCCCATTGAAGCTGTAAAGCATGTCGTGTTGAATGAGTCGCACAATCTGAATCTAGCT AAGACAGGACCAAGGAATGACTTTGATGACCTAGGTGCTGATCTCTGCCCCAAGCCTGATTCAGACTTGCCTTGCTTTGATCAAGAACTTGATGAAAATAACTTCATGGGTAACAAAAATG GTCTTTGTCAACATGGAAATGATAGGAACATTTTGCCAGTAGCTCCTGAGCTCATGAAGTCTAACAA GCTGCACACATCCAATTTCCTGACCGTGCAAGGTTCTAATTTGCCGTTAGAATTGAAGTGCTCACTATGCAAAAATTTCTTTACGGATGCAGTGATGATACCTTGTTGCCAGCATAGCTTTTGCGAGAAGT GTATCCATCAAGTGCTTTTTGCAACGGGTACATGCCCCAAATGTTTATCAAGAAAATGCACTATAGCCGATCTACTTCCAAATTTATCATTGCGTCAAGCAACTGAGCATTTGCTTGAATCTCATATGTTTGATGCTGGTTTTGAGAACGTCATGCAGAAATATGTGCCAG ACGGAGAATCCGGAATCCAAGCAAATGATGTTTCCTGTGCTATCACTGTCGCCCAAAGGGAACTGGAAGTTCCTCAGTCTTCTTGTGCAACTGGAAAAGGATCCAATCAGGTTCTGACGGAAGCGTTATATGAGCAACGTCATAGAAATGTGCCATATGGCAACACTGGTAGTAGAGATTTTGAAGATTTTGCACAATCTACATTTCAGGGTGAAAATCAACCTGTTCATCTTGAAGCTAAAAGCCAAGGTGAAG CTGATTCTAACGCCAAGAGGAAAGGGGGATTCTGGTTTGACTCAGGAG CTGGCGGGAGAAGCTTATCAGGTCATGGTAGATACAGAAAG GGCGTCCGCAATTGCTATTCATGTGGTTCTTCTGACCATCTCATGAGAGACTGCCCAATTTCCCATCCAAATCCCATGTTTCAGCCAG GATCCGGAGCATTTCATGGAGGTATGCAAGGCTATGCACCTCCGTACTGGAATGCCTCTTCCTTTCCTCCTTATACACCCTATGCAAATATGTATAATAGTCCTTCAATGATGCCGTTCAATCCCTCCATGGTCCCTGTTGGGCCTTTCGCTGTTCCTCCTCCCTATGTTTCGTCTGTGGGCGGCATCCTGCCTGGCCTTGG TGCGAACATGAGAATGGGGAATATGGAACCTCGTCGTCTTGACCACTTTGGGCTTCAACATTGTGGAAATAAGAGGAAGAAGCTCTCAAATGAAAATCTAGAAAG AGACCTACTTTCCGACGATGATGGTTCTTCAGAATGCTATCAACACTATAGTCCGCAGAAAACACATAAAAACAGGGAGCAAATTTTGAGTCACTCTGATGATAGCTTGGCTCAAAGATCGGGGAGAAAAGATCAGCACGAAAAGTATATGCATCCTGGTGTCTATGCTGATGAAAAACATGAGAAGAGCCGACGCTCTTTtgctgagagagagaagaggctCTCTCATGTGGAGAGGTCAAACAAAGAAGATAAGTCCAGAAGCACAGAACGGCATTGTGATGGGAGACACAAGGGTCATCACTGGGACAGGGGCTTGCAGAAGGACAACGAGAGAAATGGACATTATGAAAGTGATTCGAGTTTTGGTCATCACTCGACCCAAAGGGATGCTAAGAGAATGGTCGACTCTGATGTCCATGATTCTCACAGAAAACATCACCACAACCGCACAGACCATGGTTTTGATCCTCAGACACCTGCTGATAGGAGGGCCAAATATACCGAGAGGGAGCTTCGCCAAGATTCTTCCAGGCATGGTGACAGGTTGCAGAGGGTGCATGGCTTCAACGAGGACCGCAGAGATGACTACCGTCACCAAAAACGTCGAGCATATTGA
- the LOC131015333 gene encoding E3 ubiquitin ligase PQT3-like isoform X2: MSIRFRFRSSMNFDTMEIGSRDSISVTELRSRIMRGKDSQQQQGFDLVFSDAVSGLEYKCDSQIPSGSSVIVKRVPGGTLPSSVVPIEAVKHVVLNESHNLNLAKTGPRNDFDDLGADLCPKPDSDLPCFDQELDENNFMGNKNGDAAVIPSGLCQHGNDRNILPVAPELMKSNKLHTSNFLTVQGSNLPLELKCSLCKNFFTDAVMIPCCQHSFCEKCIHQVLFATGTCPKCLSRKCTIADLLPNLSLRQATEHLLESHMFDAGFENVMQKYVPDGESGIQANDVSCAITVAQRELEVPQSSCATGKGSNQVLTEALYEQRHRNVPYGNTGSRDFEDFAQSTFQGENQPVHLEAKSQADSNAKRKGGFWFDSGAGGRSLSGHGRYRKGVRNCYSCGSSDHLMRDCPISHPNPMFQPGSGAFHGGMQGYAPPYWNASSFPPYTPYANMYNSPSMMPFNPSMVPVGPFAVPPPYVSSVGGILPGLGANMRMGNMEPRRLDHFGLQHCGNKRKKLSNENLERDLLSDDDGSSECYQHYSPQKTHKNREQILSHSDDSLAQRSGRKDQHEKYMHPGVYADEKHEKSRRSFAEREKRLSHVERSNKEDKSRSTERHCDGRHKGHHWDRGLQKDNERNGHYESDSSFGHHSTQRDAKRMVDSDVHDSHRKHHHNRTDHGFDPQTPADRRAKYTERELRQDSSRHGDRLQRVHGFNEDRRDDYRHQKRRAY; the protein is encoded by the exons ATGTCAATTCGGTTCAGATTTAGGAGCTCTATGAATTTTGATACGATGGAGATCGGGAGCCGCGACTCAATTTCGGTGACGGAGCTGAGATCGAGAATCATGCGCGGGAAGGATTCTCAGCAACAGCAAGGGTTTGATCTAGTTTTCTCCGACGCGGTTTCTGGTTTAG AGTACAAGTGCGATTCTCAAATTCCTAGTGGATCCAGCGTGATTGTTAAGAGAGTTCCTGGTGGAACACTTCCGTCATCTGT GGTGCCCATTGAAGCTGTAAAGCATGTCGTGTTGAATGAGTCGCACAATCTGAATCTAGCT AAGACAGGACCAAGGAATGACTTTGATGACCTAGGTGCTGATCTCTGCCCCAAGCCTGATTCAGACTTGCCTTGCTTTGATCAAGAACTTGATGAAAATAACTTCATGGGTAACAAAAATGGTGATGCTGCTGTCATACCAAGTG GTCTTTGTCAACATGGAAATGATAGGAACATTTTGCCAGTAGCTCCTGAGCTCATGAAGTCTAACAA GCTGCACACATCCAATTTCCTGACCGTGCAAGGTTCTAATTTGCCGTTAGAATTGAAGTGCTCACTATGCAAAAATTTCTTTACGGATGCAGTGATGATACCTTGTTGCCAGCATAGCTTTTGCGAGAAGT GTATCCATCAAGTGCTTTTTGCAACGGGTACATGCCCCAAATGTTTATCAAGAAAATGCACTATAGCCGATCTACTTCCAAATTTATCATTGCGTCAAGCAACTGAGCATTTGCTTGAATCTCATATGTTTGATGCTGGTTTTGAGAACGTCATGCAGAAATATGTGCCAG ACGGAGAATCCGGAATCCAAGCAAATGATGTTTCCTGTGCTATCACTGTCGCCCAAAGGGAACTGGAAGTTCCTCAGTCTTCTTGTGCAACTGGAAAAGGATCCAATCAGGTTCTGACGGAAGCGTTATATGAGCAACGTCATAGAAATGTGCCATATGGCAACACTGGTAGTAGAGATTTTGAAGATTTTGCACAATCTACATTTCAGGGTGAAAATCAACCTGTTCATCTTGAAGCTAAAAGCCAAG CTGATTCTAACGCCAAGAGGAAAGGGGGATTCTGGTTTGACTCAGGAG CTGGCGGGAGAAGCTTATCAGGTCATGGTAGATACAGAAAG GGCGTCCGCAATTGCTATTCATGTGGTTCTTCTGACCATCTCATGAGAGACTGCCCAATTTCCCATCCAAATCCCATGTTTCAGCCAG GATCCGGAGCATTTCATGGAGGTATGCAAGGCTATGCACCTCCGTACTGGAATGCCTCTTCCTTTCCTCCTTATACACCCTATGCAAATATGTATAATAGTCCTTCAATGATGCCGTTCAATCCCTCCATGGTCCCTGTTGGGCCTTTCGCTGTTCCTCCTCCCTATGTTTCGTCTGTGGGCGGCATCCTGCCTGGCCTTGG TGCGAACATGAGAATGGGGAATATGGAACCTCGTCGTCTTGACCACTTTGGGCTTCAACATTGTGGAAATAAGAGGAAGAAGCTCTCAAATGAAAATCTAGAAAG AGACCTACTTTCCGACGATGATGGTTCTTCAGAATGCTATCAACACTATAGTCCGCAGAAAACACATAAAAACAGGGAGCAAATTTTGAGTCACTCTGATGATAGCTTGGCTCAAAGATCGGGGAGAAAAGATCAGCACGAAAAGTATATGCATCCTGGTGTCTATGCTGATGAAAAACATGAGAAGAGCCGACGCTCTTTtgctgagagagagaagaggctCTCTCATGTGGAGAGGTCAAACAAAGAAGATAAGTCCAGAAGCACAGAACGGCATTGTGATGGGAGACACAAGGGTCATCACTGGGACAGGGGCTTGCAGAAGGACAACGAGAGAAATGGACATTATGAAAGTGATTCGAGTTTTGGTCATCACTCGACCCAAAGGGATGCTAAGAGAATGGTCGACTCTGATGTCCATGATTCTCACAGAAAACATCACCACAACCGCACAGACCATGGTTTTGATCCTCAGACACCTGCTGATAGGAGGGCCAAATATACCGAGAGGGAGCTTCGCCAAGATTCTTCCAGGCATGGTGACAGGTTGCAGAGGGTGCATGGCTTCAACGAGGACCGCAGAGATGACTACCGTCACCAAAAACGTCGAGCATATTGA